A genomic segment from Pediococcus acidilactici encodes:
- a CDS encoding ABC transporter permease, whose translation MTKFFDLTKAMFQEKFRLANQVLGFSAVAAVVITLYEMIRISATPGALFATFESVLGLASMLLYILLTIRNERVYTASTYRLIPVSNGKLYWANLITTFLSFAYFGLCVVIFALIFHWHMTIKTFVDGFSGSTFMLTVSIILTLIFAVLNFWALITLVHLLTEMISNFLPRAGQRISKIILVVVILYIFGRIMELISNVFMLIAQHHTALLDANADLQFYLSPIYVLITLLIFSAINIYLLSSWVEAKPKTN comes from the coding sequence GTTCCAAGAAAAATTCCGCCTTGCTAACCAAGTACTAGGATTCAGCGCGGTAGCTGCGGTCGTCATTACGCTGTACGAAATGATCCGTATATCCGCAACCCCTGGCGCACTCTTTGCCACCTTTGAATCCGTTTTGGGATTAGCTAGTATGCTTCTTTACATTTTATTAACCATTCGTAACGAACGCGTCTACACCGCTAGTACATACCGATTAATTCCGGTTTCAAATGGAAAATTATACTGGGCAAATTTGATCACCACTTTCCTCAGTTTTGCCTACTTTGGATTATGCGTTGTCATCTTTGCGTTGATTTTTCACTGGCACATGACGATCAAAACCTTTGTAGATGGTTTTTCAGGTTCAACCTTTATGCTAACCGTTTCAATCATCCTGACCCTTATCTTCGCGGTACTAAACTTCTGGGCCCTGATTACTTTAGTTCATCTACTTACCGAGATGATCAGTAATTTCTTGCCAAGGGCTGGCCAACGGATTTCAAAAATTATCTTGGTAGTCGTTATTTTGTATATTTTTGGACGCATCATGGAGTTAATAAGTAACGTATTTATGCTAATTGCTCAGCATCATACTGCTTTACTTGACGCTAATGCCGACCTTCAATTTTACTTAAGCCCAATCTACGTACTGATAACTTTGCTGATTTTTTCTGCAATCAACATCTACTTGCTATCTAGTTGGGTTGAAGCTAAACCGAAAACTAACTAG